The following coding sequences are from one Ornithorhynchus anatinus isolate Pmale09 chromosome 11, mOrnAna1.pri.v4, whole genome shotgun sequence window:
- the KIAA0513 gene encoding uncharacterized protein KIAA0513 homolog isoform X1, with the protein MEGPDVPVGSLIDFGEELPPPTALGSPPLNPSSGGGSLGDAASESDATESADSENDMGDSPMHPSWDRYHRSSSNDSFSSNQSTESAQDEETLGLREFMRHYVEKVFSGVEDLDQEEKAKFGELCSSENGKGREWFARYVSAQRCNSKCVSEQTFYRLVQSFAVVLFECHQMDDFGPAKNLMTMCFTYYHIGKAHMLPPESKEKPTGSIDSYLKSANSWLAEKKDIAERLLKNTSAKTENVKGFFGGLETKLKGPLAKKNEEDEDRTKEKPQKTVTMDSLEEEKKGEKIYLYTHLKQQPIWHTLRFWNAAFFDAVHCERRKRSPTTRGNAGEEEEKREKWCHMTQEERDDSLRFNENITFGQLGTFTHNMLAFGLNKKLCNDFLKKQAVIGNLDEEQYKLLSDHIEQMALE; encoded by the exons ATGGAGGGCCCTGACGTGCCGGTGGGGTCCTTGATCGACTTCGGAGAGGAGTTGCCCCCTCCCACGGCGCTGGGGTCCCCACCCCTGAACCCCAGTAGTGGGGGCGGATCCCTGGGAGATGCAGCTTCTGAGAGCGATGCCACGGAATCTGCGGACAGCGAGAACGACATGGGAGACTCCCCCATGCACCCCAGCTGGGATCGTTACCACCGGTCATCATCCAACGACTCCTTCTCTTCCAATCAGAGCACGGAGTCAGCCCAGGACGAGGAGACCCTGGGGCTCCGGGAGTTCATGCGGCACTACGTGGAGAAGGTCTTCTCTGGGGT GGAGGACCTGGACCAGGAAGAGAAAGCCAAGTTTGGGGAGCTGTGCAGCAGTGAAAACGGGAAAGGCCGGGAATGGTTTGCCCGCTATGTGAGCGCTCAG CGCTGCAATTCCAAGTGCGTCTCGGAGCAGACCTTCTATCGGCTGGTCCAGTCCTTCGCAGTGGTGCTGTTTGA GTGTCACCAGATGGATGACTTTGGCCCAGCTAAGAATCTAATGACCATGTGTTTCACCTACTACCACATTG GTAAAGCTCACATGCTACCCCCAGAGTCGAAGGAAAAGCCCACCGGCAGCATTGATTCATACCTGAAGTCAGCTAATAGCTGGCTAGCTGAGAAGAAGGACATTGCGGAGCGGCTCCTGAAGAATACGTCAGCTAAGACTGAGAACGTGAAAGGCTTCTTTGGGGGCCTGGAAACCAAGCTGAAGGGACCCCTGGCCAAGAAAAATGA GGAAGATGAAGACAGAACAAAGGAGAAGCCTCAGAAGACTG TGACCATGGACAgcctggaagaggagaagaagggggagaagatctACCTGTACACACACCTGAAGCAGCAGCCCATCTG GCACACTCTGAGGTTCTGGAACGCGGCTTTTTTTGACGCCGTCCATTGCGAGAGAAGAAAGCGGTCTCCCACGACCAG AGGGAAtgctggagaggaagaggaaaagag GGAGAAGTGGTGTCACATGACTCAAGAGGAGCGCGACGACAGCCTCCGGTTCAATGAGAACATCACCTTTGGTCAGCTTGG caCTTTCACTCACAACATGCTGGCTTTCGGGCTGAATAAGAAGCTGTGTAATGACTTTTTGAAGAAGCAGGCCGTGATCGGCAATCTGGATGAAG AGCAATACAAGCTACTCAGCGATCACATCGAGCAGATGGCACTGGAATAG
- the KIAA0513 gene encoding uncharacterized protein KIAA0513 homolog isoform X2, whose translation MEGPDVPVGSLIDFGEELPPPTALGSPPLNPSSGGGSLGDAASESDATESADSENDMGDSPMHPSWDRYHRSSSNDSFSSNQSTESAQDEETLGLREFMRHYVEKVFSGVEDLDQEEKAKFGELCSSENGKGREWFARYVSAQRCNSKCVSEQTFYRLVQSFAVVLFECHQMDDFGPAKNLMTMCFTYYHIGKAHMLPPESKEKPTGSIDSYLKSANSWLAEKKDIAERLLKNTSAKTENVKGFFGGLETKLKGPLAKKNEEDEDRTKEKPQKTVTMDSLEEEKKGEKIYLYTHLKQQPIWHTLRFWNAAFFDAVHCERRKRSPTTREKWCHMTQEERDDSLRFNENITFGQLGTFTHNMLAFGLNKKLCNDFLKKQAVIGNLDEEQYKLLSDHIEQMALE comes from the exons ATGGAGGGCCCTGACGTGCCGGTGGGGTCCTTGATCGACTTCGGAGAGGAGTTGCCCCCTCCCACGGCGCTGGGGTCCCCACCCCTGAACCCCAGTAGTGGGGGCGGATCCCTGGGAGATGCAGCTTCTGAGAGCGATGCCACGGAATCTGCGGACAGCGAGAACGACATGGGAGACTCCCCCATGCACCCCAGCTGGGATCGTTACCACCGGTCATCATCCAACGACTCCTTCTCTTCCAATCAGAGCACGGAGTCAGCCCAGGACGAGGAGACCCTGGGGCTCCGGGAGTTCATGCGGCACTACGTGGAGAAGGTCTTCTCTGGGGT GGAGGACCTGGACCAGGAAGAGAAAGCCAAGTTTGGGGAGCTGTGCAGCAGTGAAAACGGGAAAGGCCGGGAATGGTTTGCCCGCTATGTGAGCGCTCAG CGCTGCAATTCCAAGTGCGTCTCGGAGCAGACCTTCTATCGGCTGGTCCAGTCCTTCGCAGTGGTGCTGTTTGA GTGTCACCAGATGGATGACTTTGGCCCAGCTAAGAATCTAATGACCATGTGTTTCACCTACTACCACATTG GTAAAGCTCACATGCTACCCCCAGAGTCGAAGGAAAAGCCCACCGGCAGCATTGATTCATACCTGAAGTCAGCTAATAGCTGGCTAGCTGAGAAGAAGGACATTGCGGAGCGGCTCCTGAAGAATACGTCAGCTAAGACTGAGAACGTGAAAGGCTTCTTTGGGGGCCTGGAAACCAAGCTGAAGGGACCCCTGGCCAAGAAAAATGA GGAAGATGAAGACAGAACAAAGGAGAAGCCTCAGAAGACTG TGACCATGGACAgcctggaagaggagaagaagggggagaagatctACCTGTACACACACCTGAAGCAGCAGCCCATCTG GCACACTCTGAGGTTCTGGAACGCGGCTTTTTTTGACGCCGTCCATTGCGAGAGAAGAAAGCGGTCTCCCACGACCAG GGAGAAGTGGTGTCACATGACTCAAGAGGAGCGCGACGACAGCCTCCGGTTCAATGAGAACATCACCTTTGGTCAGCTTGG caCTTTCACTCACAACATGCTGGCTTTCGGGCTGAATAAGAAGCTGTGTAATGACTTTTTGAAGAAGCAGGCCGTGATCGGCAATCTGGATGAAG AGCAATACAAGCTACTCAGCGATCACATCGAGCAGATGGCACTGGAATAG